A region of Bacillus cabrialesii DNA encodes the following proteins:
- a CDS encoding SMP-30/gluconolactonase/LRE family protein: MDAVLEADTRAVIGEGPLWDEENGCLYWVDILGSELHIFDPEKKINRSVKFKSFVTALAKYSKDELIMTMKDGFYLYHLQDDSLEKIKQPKDMHESLRFNDAKCDPYGRLWAGTTSMEGEQNQASLYRLDPGGRLIKMKDQVSTSNGLDWDRERNLMYYIDTPTQEIVCYSYDPESGDVSNPESVYRFDQTDGLPDGMTIDQNGMLWVALFGGGRVVQIDPFQKKEIDSISVPAKYVTCCAFGGKDLKTLYITTATEQMTETERYEQPHAGGLFSAKLETGGYQPVPFAGDV, encoded by the coding sequence ATGGATGCAGTATTGGAAGCAGACACTCGGGCAGTGATTGGTGAAGGTCCGTTATGGGATGAAGAAAACGGCTGCTTATATTGGGTCGATATTTTAGGGAGCGAGCTCCACATCTTCGACCCTGAAAAAAAAATCAACCGGTCTGTCAAATTCAAATCCTTTGTGACGGCGCTTGCGAAATATTCAAAGGATGAGCTGATTATGACGATGAAGGACGGGTTTTACCTGTATCACCTTCAAGATGACAGCTTAGAAAAAATCAAACAGCCGAAGGATATGCATGAGAGCCTGCGTTTTAATGACGCAAAATGTGACCCGTACGGAAGGCTCTGGGCGGGGACGACAAGCATGGAAGGCGAACAAAACCAGGCCTCGCTATACCGTTTAGATCCAGGCGGCAGACTTATCAAAATGAAAGATCAAGTCTCCACATCGAACGGTTTGGATTGGGATCGCGAGCGAAATCTGATGTATTACATCGACACGCCGACGCAGGAGATTGTCTGCTACAGCTATGATCCTGAAAGCGGGGATGTCTCAAATCCAGAATCCGTCTATCGTTTTGATCAAACTGACGGATTGCCGGACGGCATGACAATCGACCAAAATGGCATGCTGTGGGTGGCGCTGTTTGGGGGCGGCCGCGTTGTTCAGATTGACCCGTTTCAGAAAAAAGAAATCGATTCAATCAGCGTGCCGGCTAAATATGTCACATGCTGCGCGTTTGGCGGCAAAGACTTAAAAACGCTTTATATCACAACGGCAACCGAACAAATGACAGAAACAGAAAGATACGAGCAACCTCACGCGGGAGGATTGTTTTCAGCAAAACTGGAAACAGGCGGATACCAGCCGGTTCCATTCGCTGGAGACGTATAA
- a CDS encoding ABC transporter ATP-binding protein, translating into MLTLNNISKSYKLGKDEVPILKHINLTVRAGEFLAIMGPSGSGKSTLMNIIGCLDRPTSGTYTLDHIDILKGKDGALAEIRNESIGFVFQTFHLLPRLTALQNVELPMIYNKVKKKERRQRAYEALEKVGLKDRVSYKPPKLSGGQKQRVAIARALVNQPRFILADEPTGALDTKSSEQILSLFSELHQEGKTIIMITHDPDVARKADRTVFIRDGELLLDERGDISHA; encoded by the coding sequence ATGCTGACACTGAATAATATTTCGAAATCGTACAAGCTGGGTAAAGACGAAGTTCCAATCTTGAAGCATATTAATCTGACTGTCCGGGCGGGTGAGTTTCTGGCGATTATGGGGCCTTCAGGTTCTGGAAAGTCGACGTTAATGAATATCATCGGCTGCTTGGACAGGCCAACCTCCGGAACCTATACGCTTGACCACATAGATATATTGAAAGGGAAAGACGGTGCCTTAGCCGAAATCCGCAACGAATCAATCGGGTTTGTATTTCAAACCTTTCATCTGCTGCCGCGTCTCACCGCGCTGCAAAATGTCGAACTGCCGATGATCTACAATAAAGTGAAGAAAAAAGAAAGAAGACAAAGAGCCTATGAAGCGCTGGAAAAGGTCGGGTTAAAAGACAGAGTCTCCTACAAGCCTCCGAAGCTGTCCGGCGGGCAAAAGCAGCGGGTGGCGATAGCGAGGGCCCTTGTCAATCAGCCGAGGTTTATTTTAGCTGATGAACCGACCGGTGCGCTTGATACCAAATCAAGCGAACAAATTTTGTCGCTGTTTTCCGAACTGCACCAGGAAGGCAAGACCATTATTATGATTACCCACGACCCGGACGTCGCCAGAAAAGCTGACAGAACCGTTTTTATCAGAGACGGTGAATTGCTTTTAGATGAGAGAGGGGATATCAGCCATGCTTGA
- the yvrG gene encoding two-component system sensor histidine kinase YvrG: MRLRWKFLFHFFGQMLIVILLLTVMLVASFFYLDSRFSDAESNSGLTKATTDTLEAYLDVNEDGTWEVDDFLKKSVDKQHGWMQIVDSKGKTAYSYSVPKDVPRSFTKKELLSIYKTKKFHRYRVNYWAINIEDKSYLLLSGWKLKSEQMLTSIQKREQEIDSLAHYKPSTIDYIKREKGAIYLLDSNGNILDSINSTKSERKTLNQLELLKYSSKPWNYKREISVKILSKDRWMVATVPNPVYVTDQEFNKSFLKVVLKAMFLVMAVLFMYIIWMTIWYMFRFGLPIFHTIKWLVNLSKGKLEEPKNREGRPISKNKKGKIKQPYRFFGEIFESMDQLTETLRRDKRNREKIQATREEWIAGLSHDLKTPLSSIYGYSMMLESKQYDWSPEEVKEMGQVVREKSEYMSKLIEDLNLTYRLKNDALPIERKLTNLIPFFKNVIEDFKKNPFSEGYDISFVSKEEHIEFALDEAWFRRILENLLGNAVKHNDKGTEIQVILEQTKNHISLKVKDNGKGMDEETITNLFNRYYRGTNTKDSAAGTGLGLAIAKELVHLHNGTIHVNSRINIGSVITILFKKQ; the protein is encoded by the coding sequence ATGAGGTTAAGATGGAAGTTTCTGTTTCACTTTTTTGGGCAGATGCTGATTGTGATTCTGCTGCTCACGGTTATGCTTGTTGCTTCGTTTTTCTATTTAGATTCGCGATTTAGCGATGCTGAATCCAATTCAGGGCTGACAAAGGCAACGACCGACACACTTGAGGCATATCTAGATGTAAATGAAGACGGGACATGGGAAGTGGATGATTTTCTCAAGAAATCTGTTGATAAACAGCATGGCTGGATGCAAATCGTTGATTCGAAAGGGAAAACCGCTTATTCCTACAGTGTGCCGAAAGACGTGCCCCGAAGCTTTACCAAGAAAGAGCTTTTATCTATTTATAAAACCAAAAAGTTTCATCGTTATAGGGTGAATTATTGGGCCATCAATATTGAAGACAAATCGTATCTTCTGTTATCGGGCTGGAAATTAAAGAGTGAACAGATGCTGACTTCCATTCAAAAGCGCGAACAAGAAATAGACTCTCTGGCACATTATAAGCCGAGTACCATCGACTATATTAAACGGGAAAAAGGCGCCATTTACCTTTTAGACAGCAATGGAAACATTCTTGACAGCATTAACAGCACAAAAAGTGAAAGAAAAACGCTGAACCAGCTGGAGCTGCTTAAATACAGCTCAAAACCGTGGAACTATAAGCGGGAAATTTCCGTTAAGATCCTTAGTAAAGACAGATGGATGGTCGCTACGGTGCCGAACCCTGTCTACGTAACCGATCAGGAGTTTAACAAGTCGTTTCTGAAGGTTGTGTTAAAGGCGATGTTCCTCGTTATGGCCGTTCTGTTCATGTATATCATTTGGATGACCATTTGGTATATGTTCCGATTCGGACTGCCGATTTTTCACACGATCAAATGGCTGGTTAATCTATCAAAAGGGAAGCTCGAGGAACCGAAAAACCGCGAAGGCCGCCCTATTAGCAAAAACAAAAAAGGGAAAATCAAACAGCCGTACCGCTTCTTCGGTGAGATTTTTGAATCAATGGATCAGCTGACCGAAACGCTGAGGCGTGATAAAAGAAACAGAGAAAAAATTCAGGCGACAAGAGAAGAATGGATTGCCGGTTTGTCGCATGACTTAAAAACACCGCTCAGCAGCATTTACGGCTACAGCATGATGCTTGAGTCGAAGCAGTATGACTGGTCGCCGGAAGAAGTGAAAGAAATGGGACAGGTTGTCAGAGAAAAATCTGAATACATGTCCAAGCTGATTGAAGACTTAAATTTAACGTATCGGCTGAAAAATGACGCCCTTCCAATTGAAAGAAAGCTGACAAACCTGATCCCGTTTTTCAAAAATGTCATTGAGGATTTCAAGAAAAATCCGTTTTCTGAAGGCTATGATATCTCTTTTGTGTCCAAAGAAGAGCATATTGAATTTGCGCTTGATGAGGCATGGTTCAGACGCATATTAGAAAATCTGCTTGGGAATGCCGTGAAGCACAATGATAAAGGAACGGAGATTCAGGTCATTCTCGAACAAACAAAAAATCACATTTCTTTGAAAGTGAAGGACAACGGGAAAGGGATGGATGAAGAAACGATCACCAATTTGTTTAACCGTTACTACAGAGGGACCAACACGAAAGATTCTGCTGCCGGAACGGGACTGGGGCTCGCGATTGCCAAGGAGCTTGTCCACCTTCACAACGGGACGATTCATGTAAACAGCAGAATAAACATTGGATCAGTCATTACCATCCTATTTAAAAAACAATAA
- a CDS encoding regulatory YrvL family protein has product MKLQTSPKRLLRLSTQYVLAAAAVVLTYYTVILALFFLAGTSYRSAAHVLLFAVLFLILGLFFEPFERLIIHSFTFFRTGKRLFIFLAGIVQLLFLWMTAHTTDQLMSDIWLSTTEEMIVAGVFLILDKCNSALPS; this is encoded by the coding sequence GTGAAACTTCAAACTTCTCCAAAACGTTTATTGCGGCTCTCCACACAGTACGTGCTGGCCGCGGCAGCAGTGGTATTGACTTATTATACAGTGATTTTGGCTTTGTTTTTTTTAGCGGGAACGAGCTACCGCTCAGCAGCTCATGTCCTGCTTTTTGCTGTGTTATTCCTTATCCTTGGGTTATTCTTTGAACCTTTTGAACGCCTGATCATACATAGCTTTACATTTTTCAGAACAGGAAAACGCTTATTCATTTTTCTTGCCGGCATCGTACAGCTGCTGTTTTTGTGGATGACTGCCCATACGACAGACCAATTGATGAGTGACATCTGGCTGTCCACCACAGAAGAAATGATCGTCGCAGGCGTTTTTCTGATTTTAGACAAATGCAACTCAGCCCTTCCAAGCTAA
- the rsoA gene encoding sigma-O factor regulator RsoA, with product MNGQFEQKKQKDDMYDIEHLIACFSPMIRKKLSNTSYQEREDLEQELKIKMFEKADMLLCQDVPGFWEFILYMVDENS from the coding sequence GTGAACGGCCAATTTGAACAAAAGAAACAAAAAGACGACATGTATGACATTGAACATCTGATTGCATGCTTTTCACCGATGATCAGAAAAAAACTCAGCAATACGTCCTATCAAGAAAGAGAAGATTTAGAGCAAGAGCTGAAGATCAAAATGTTTGAAAAGGCTGATATGCTTTTGTGCCAGGACGTTCCGGGGTTTTGGGAGTTTATTTTGTATATGGTAGACGAGAACTCATAA
- the sigO gene encoding RNA polymerase sigma factor SigO: MKHPIVKHFLSNPQHYRLFKNVMESPNEKDAKSLDEQFKQFYKEIRIVKYMNSMIRIFSIDFDKRVRKNQKRYPLTVDHPEAGERLPSETGSDAFEAFLDRQDDLSQHVQDYQLYQAIQNLTDKQKSVLTKVYLHGATMQEIADSLGESRQNISNIHKKGLENIRKQLAAQKKGEK, encoded by the coding sequence ATGAAGCATCCCATCGTGAAGCATTTTTTGAGCAATCCTCAGCATTACCGTTTGTTCAAAAACGTAATGGAAAGCCCGAACGAAAAAGATGCAAAATCGTTGGACGAGCAATTTAAGCAATTTTATAAGGAAATCCGCATCGTCAAGTATATGAATTCAATGATTCGGATCTTTTCTATTGATTTTGATAAGCGGGTTCGCAAAAACCAAAAACGGTATCCGCTGACGGTGGATCATCCTGAAGCGGGAGAACGGCTTCCTTCCGAGACGGGAAGCGATGCATTTGAAGCATTTTTAGACCGGCAGGATGATTTGAGCCAGCATGTTCAGGATTACCAGCTCTATCAAGCGATCCAAAATCTGACTGACAAGCAAAAAAGCGTGCTGACAAAAGTCTATCTTCACGGTGCCACGATGCAGGAGATTGCAGATTCACTAGGGGAGTCCCGGCAAAACATTTCCAACATTCATAAAAAGGGGCTTGAGAATATCAGAAAGCAGCTAGCGGCGCAAAAAAAGGGGGAAAAGTAA
- a CDS encoding efflux RND transporter periplasmic adaptor subunit, with protein MSKKKKWLIGGAICAGVLVLAGIGAGGFYFFTHMNQIAVSSEPYAESVAVYMGGDSESGQTFSGKIEPEKQQKVYIDSEKGSIKKTYVKEGDQVKKGDKLFEYEGEDHSDEVEQANLQIEMTNLQISRLQKSITETDKKLKAAGKEEKSQLQDELDQANFDLKTSQLELKQHQKELAALTKNKGSNVITSKHDGIVQSVNQDIADGATGDQAAGPYIQIVSTGKYLVKSQINELLMDTIKKGSKVRITLKTGGEGEWKGKVTSIGKLPAGAGEGEDTESFAEEEMNPQSSNYPFTILLDSHKGLEVGYHVNIEVMSDEADANTIKLPSDMVIQDDGEPYVWKADEKQKAVKQPVEIGETDENDMVEIKSGLTPEDYVIYPDPAVKEGKQVTVNADTE; from the coding sequence GTGTCCAAGAAGAAAAAATGGCTTATTGGCGGTGCGATATGTGCCGGTGTGCTTGTATTGGCTGGGATCGGTGCCGGCGGTTTTTACTTTTTTACTCACATGAACCAGATTGCCGTATCATCGGAGCCCTATGCCGAATCGGTAGCGGTATACATGGGAGGAGACTCAGAATCAGGCCAAACGTTTTCTGGAAAGATTGAGCCTGAGAAACAGCAGAAAGTATACATAGATTCAGAAAAAGGCAGTATTAAAAAAACATACGTCAAAGAAGGCGATCAGGTCAAAAAGGGCGACAAGCTTTTTGAGTATGAGGGTGAGGATCATTCCGATGAGGTTGAGCAAGCCAATTTGCAAATCGAAATGACAAACCTTCAAATCAGCCGTTTGCAAAAATCAATTACTGAAACGGATAAGAAGCTGAAAGCGGCAGGAAAAGAAGAGAAATCCCAGCTTCAAGACGAGCTTGATCAGGCCAATTTCGATTTGAAAACAAGCCAGCTTGAGCTGAAGCAGCATCAAAAAGAGTTGGCAGCCCTGACGAAAAACAAAGGTTCCAATGTCATTACAAGCAAGCATGACGGGATCGTTCAAAGCGTCAATCAGGATATCGCTGACGGAGCAACAGGTGACCAGGCAGCAGGTCCGTATATCCAGATTGTTTCGACGGGCAAATATCTGGTCAAAAGCCAAATCAACGAGCTGTTAATGGACACAATCAAAAAAGGCAGCAAAGTCAGAATCACGCTGAAAACAGGCGGTGAAGGCGAGTGGAAAGGAAAGGTCACCTCGATCGGCAAGCTTCCCGCGGGAGCAGGCGAGGGTGAGGACACAGAGAGTTTTGCTGAGGAAGAAATGAACCCTCAATCCTCTAACTATCCTTTCACCATTTTATTAGACAGCCATAAAGGCCTCGAAGTCGGCTATCATGTCAACATCGAAGTAATGAGTGATGAGGCTGATGCGAACACGATTAAGCTGCCATCCGACATGGTCATTCAGGATGACGGCGAACCGTATGTGTGGAAAGCCGATGAGAAGCAGAAAGCGGTCAAACAGCCTGTTGAAATCGGTGAGACTGATGAAAATGACATGGTGGAAATTAAGAGCGGCCTGACGCCGGAAGATTATGTGATCTATCCTGATCCCGCGGTCAAGGAAGGAAAGCAGGTTACAGTCAATGCTGACACTGAATAA
- a CDS encoding YvrJ family protein codes for MDQVFIEEVVKQIGNLGFPALIAMYLLTRFEKKFDQLIELMTELKDQKAKN; via the coding sequence ATGGATCAGGTTTTTATAGAGGAAGTCGTAAAACAGATCGGCAATCTGGGGTTTCCCGCGCTGATTGCGATGTACCTGCTGACCCGATTTGAGAAAAAGTTTGATCAGCTCATAGAACTGATGACAGAACTGAAAGATCAGAAAGCAAAAAATTAA
- a CDS encoding ABC transporter permease — protein MLEHIRISFQSIFSHKLRSILTMLGVIIGIAAIIAIVSMLKGQSEQLKQSMIGMGNNAINVVYQPSGGEEEGGGSQVSYTSAPPVAEETVKAIKSDPMVKGLSLYYLSEGASVFHLTNVSYPQVYGVDGDYFDMFPIRITEGRKLTENELNSTRQVVMINEAARDELFPDGDALHQNIEMNGVPFKVAGVFKEKNQQESMFEGDYANPVLYAPKKVWPLIEGFDAPTQIAVQADSSEHIQEAGVMAADLLNQGLSDTELEKAEYTVMDLQEIAQEVESFNQSFALLLGGIASISLLVGGIGVMNIMLVSVTERTREIGIKKALGAKRRVILFQFLTEAVVLTSIGGILGVLAGFGIAKLLTVVFPMPFIVSVPAVVGALIFSMAVGIIFGLLPSIKASKLQPVDALRYE, from the coding sequence ATGCTTGAACATATTCGAATCTCTTTTCAGTCTATTTTTTCTCATAAATTAAGATCGATTCTGACAATGCTCGGTGTCATTATCGGCATAGCGGCAATTATCGCGATTGTTTCGATGTTGAAGGGCCAAAGCGAACAATTAAAGCAAAGCATGATCGGCATGGGAAATAACGCGATTAATGTTGTCTATCAGCCGTCGGGCGGAGAAGAGGAGGGCGGCGGCTCTCAGGTGTCGTATACGTCAGCGCCGCCTGTAGCGGAAGAAACAGTAAAGGCGATCAAATCTGATCCTATGGTCAAAGGATTATCCTTATATTATTTGTCTGAAGGAGCGAGCGTTTTTCATTTAACAAACGTTTCGTACCCTCAAGTGTACGGAGTTGACGGTGATTATTTTGATATGTTCCCGATCCGTATAACCGAAGGGAGAAAGCTGACAGAAAACGAATTAAACAGCACACGCCAAGTAGTGATGATCAATGAAGCTGCAAGAGATGAACTGTTTCCAGACGGAGACGCTCTGCATCAAAACATTGAGATGAACGGTGTGCCGTTTAAGGTTGCCGGTGTTTTTAAAGAAAAAAATCAGCAGGAAAGCATGTTTGAGGGCGACTACGCGAATCCTGTTTTGTACGCGCCGAAAAAAGTATGGCCACTCATTGAAGGATTTGACGCGCCAACGCAGATCGCTGTGCAGGCCGATTCCTCTGAGCATATCCAAGAGGCGGGCGTAATGGCTGCCGATCTTTTAAACCAAGGACTGTCTGACACTGAGCTGGAAAAAGCAGAGTACACTGTTATGGATCTTCAGGAGATCGCGCAGGAAGTGGAGTCCTTTAATCAGTCATTTGCATTGCTGCTTGGGGGAATCGCCAGTATTTCACTTTTGGTCGGCGGTATCGGCGTCATGAATATTATGCTCGTTTCCGTCACGGAACGCACGAGGGAAATCGGGATTAAGAAAGCGCTCGGTGCTAAGCGGCGTGTGATTTTATTTCAGTTTTTAACCGAGGCTGTCGTGCTGACAAGCATTGGCGGAATACTCGGTGTCCTGGCGGGCTTCGGCATCGCTAAGCTGCTGACGGTCGTTTTTCCGATGCCTTTTATTGTCTCCGTTCCGGCTGTTGTGGGAGCACTCATCTTTTCAATGGCAGTCGGTATTATTTTCGGCTTGCTTCCGTCCATCAAGGCATCTAAGCTTCAGCCTGTAGACGCGCTTCGCTATGAATAA
- the yvrH gene encoding two-component system response regulator YvrH codes for MENASILIVDDEKAIVDMIKRVLEKEGYRNILDAASAEEAIPVVKANKVDLIVLDVMMGGMSGFEACTLIREYSEAPIFFLTARSSDADKLSGFAVGADDYITKPFNPLELAARIRAHLKRTYQSKETNSNKTYTYDYFTFSPQNAELIVGGEAVACSAQLLQLLQYFCEHPNVVLSKDQIYEKVWGYPSYGDNNTVMVHIRKLREKIERDPSNPEYIVTVRGLGYRFIPNPEGKRS; via the coding sequence GTGGAAAATGCGTCAATTTTAATCGTAGACGATGAGAAAGCGATTGTGGACATGATCAAACGCGTTCTCGAGAAAGAAGGTTATCGAAATATACTGGATGCGGCAAGCGCAGAAGAAGCGATTCCGGTTGTGAAAGCCAATAAAGTTGATTTGATCGTGCTGGATGTCATGATGGGCGGAATGTCCGGTTTTGAAGCGTGCACGCTGATCAGGGAGTATTCAGAGGCTCCGATTTTTTTCCTGACGGCAAGATCATCCGACGCGGACAAATTGTCGGGCTTTGCGGTTGGAGCTGATGACTATATCACAAAACCATTTAACCCGCTGGAATTAGCGGCGCGGATCAGAGCGCATCTCAAGCGCACATATCAGTCGAAAGAAACGAATTCAAATAAAACATATACATATGATTATTTTACATTTTCTCCGCAAAATGCCGAGCTGATTGTAGGCGGGGAAGCTGTCGCTTGTTCAGCGCAGCTATTGCAGCTATTGCAGTATTTTTGTGAACATCCCAATGTGGTGCTATCCAAAGATCAAATTTATGAAAAAGTGTGGGGCTATCCATCCTACGGCGACAACAATACCGTCATGGTCCATATCCGCAAACTCAGGGAAAAAATTGAGCGCGATCCGAGCAACCCGGAGTATATCGTAACCGTCCGCGGTCTTGGATACCGGTTTATCCCGAATCCTGAAGGCAAGCGGTCATGA
- the oxdC gene encoding oxalate decarboxylase → MKKQNDIPQPIRGDKGATVKIPRNIERDRQNPDMLVPPETDHGTVSNMKYSFSDTHNRLEKGGYAREVTVRELPISENLASVNMRLKPGAIRELHWHKEAEWAYMIYGSARVTIVDEKGRSFIDDVGEGDLWYFPSGLPHSIQALDEGAEFLLVFDDGSFSENSTFQLTDWLAHTPKEVIAANFGVTKEEIANLPGKEKYIFENQIPGSLKDDIVEGPNGEVPYPFTYRLLEQEPIESEGGKVYIADSTNFTVSKTIASALVTVEPGAMRELHWHPNTHEWQYYISGKARMTVFASDGHARTFNYQAGDVGYVPFAMGHYVENIGDEPLVFLEIFKDDHYADVSLNQWLAMLPEKFVQAHLDLGKDFTDILSKEKHPVVKKKCSK, encoded by the coding sequence ATGAAAAAACAAAACGACATTCCGCAGCCAATCAGAGGAGACAAAGGAGCAACGGTAAAAATCCCGCGCAATATTGAAAGAGACCGTCAAAATCCTGATATGCTCGTTCCGCCAGAAACTGACCATGGCACCGTCAGCAATATGAAATATTCATTCTCCGATACTCATAACCGATTAGAAAAAGGCGGATATGCCCGCGAAGTCACCGTGCGTGAGCTGCCGATTTCAGAAAACCTCGCATCTGTAAATATGCGGCTGAAACCAGGTGCCATTCGCGAGCTGCATTGGCATAAGGAAGCAGAATGGGCTTATATGATTTACGGAAGCGCAAGAGTCACAATTGTGGATGAAAAAGGGCGCAGCTTTATTGATGATGTAGGCGAAGGAGATCTTTGGTACTTCCCGTCAGGCCTGCCGCACTCTATTCAAGCGCTGGATGAGGGAGCTGAGTTCCTGCTCGTGTTTGACGATGGATCATTCTCTGAAAACAGCACGTTCCAACTGACAGACTGGCTTGCCCACACTCCTAAAGAAGTCATTGCTGCGAACTTTGGAGTGACGAAAGAAGAAATCGCCAATTTGCCGGGCAAAGAAAAATATATTTTTGAAAACCAAATTCCAGGCAGTTTAAAAGATGACATTGTGGAAGGGCCGAACGGCGAAGTGCCTTATCCATTTACTTATCGCCTTCTAGAACAGGAGCCGATTGAATCAGAAGGCGGAAAAGTTTACATTGCAGATTCAACAAACTTTACAGTGTCTAAAACAATCGCATCCGCGCTCGTAACAGTTGAACCCGGCGCTATGAGAGAGCTGCACTGGCATCCGAATACTCATGAATGGCAATACTACATCTCCGGCAAGGCAAGAATGACCGTTTTTGCATCTGACGGCCATGCCAGAACGTTTAACTACCAAGCCGGTGATGTCGGATATGTTCCATTTGCAATGGGCCATTACGTTGAAAATATCGGAGATGAACCACTTGTCTTTTTAGAAATCTTCAAAGACGACCATTATGCAGATGTATCCTTAAACCAATGGCTTGCAATGCTGCCTGAAAAATTTGTTCAAGCGCACCTTGACTTAGGCAAAGACTTTACCGATATCCTTTCAAAAGAAAAGCATCCGGTTGTAAAAAAGAAATGCAGTAAATAA
- a CDS encoding ABC transporter ATP-binding protein: MDSLSTNQLGIGYGDRVIVEDLNISIPKGKITTLIGPNGCGKSTILKTMSRIMRSHAGAVYLNGKAIHKMSTKDIAKDMAILPQTPEAPSGLTVYELVSYGRFPHQSGFGRLHDEDRRIIKWALEETGMAEFAERPIEALSGGQRQRVWIAMALAQGTELLLLDEPTTYLDLAHQLEILQLLDRLNKEQGRTILMVIHDLNHAARFSHYMIALKKGTVIKEGSALEVMTPDILKQVFQIDAEIVTDPRTNKPVCLTYDLIKNEKTLVSV, translated from the coding sequence ATGGACTCATTATCGACAAATCAGCTTGGAATCGGTTATGGCGACAGGGTGATTGTAGAGGATTTAAATATCTCGATTCCTAAAGGGAAAATTACCACCTTAATTGGCCCGAACGGCTGCGGGAAATCAACGATTTTAAAAACAATGTCCAGAATTATGCGTTCACATGCAGGCGCCGTCTATTTAAACGGCAAAGCCATTCATAAAATGTCTACAAAGGACATTGCGAAAGATATGGCGATTCTGCCGCAGACACCTGAAGCGCCGAGCGGTTTGACGGTGTATGAATTGGTGTCGTACGGCAGGTTTCCGCATCAGTCAGGGTTCGGCAGATTACATGATGAAGACCGCCGGATTATCAAATGGGCGCTTGAAGAAACAGGCATGGCTGAATTCGCTGAACGGCCGATCGAGGCACTGTCAGGCGGACAGCGTCAGCGTGTGTGGATTGCCATGGCGCTTGCGCAAGGGACAGAGCTGCTGCTGCTGGATGAACCTACAACGTATCTTGACCTCGCTCACCAGCTTGAAATTTTGCAGCTGCTTGACAGACTTAACAAAGAGCAGGGGCGGACGATTTTAATGGTCATTCATGACCTTAACCATGCGGCCCGTTTTTCTCATTATATGATCGCGCTCAAAAAAGGCACGGTCATCAAGGAAGGCAGCGCATTGGAGGTCATGACGCCGGACATTTTGAAGCAGGTATTTCAGATTGATGCCGAAATCGTGACTGATCCGCGTACAAATAAACCTGTATGTTTGACTTATGACCTAATTAAAAATGAAAAAACGCTTGTTTCTGTGTAA